The genomic interval AGTAAAATTACTCATATATTTTTTTGTCTCTCCTTTTCAAGCATAAAGACATGCTCTTCCCATTTCACAAGCTTTTCTTTTATATAAAAAAGGGATAAAAAGCCAAGGACACCAAGCATTAAAAAATCAAAAAAAGGCATGGAACCAATATGATAATCTCTTTGATAATTACTTAAAATACCACTCAATAAAATTTCTCCATTAATACTTCCAATAAGCAAAATGAGCATTTGACAAAGGATATTTCTATGTATCAGGATAACTAAAACAAATAATATACATGCTTTTAACCAAGGATCAGGTAATAACACCCATACCGGATCAATTATTGCCATAAGCTCATACGTTGTATATGCTAACATCATAAAAAAGGACGATACAATAATATAAATGGAGGACTTCCATTGTAAACGCCCTGTATAAAAAAACGAAATAATCAATATGACCAGAAGTAAAACGGAAACACTCCCATTATTCCATTCCCATCTAAACGGACTTAAAATAATTGCTACTAAAGTATAAACAGAATATTTCGTGCGCTTTTTATCGTCTTTACTCATAAAAAATGTGGTAATAATCCATAAGAACCATGTACAAAATAAAAATAGTGATCCTTCCAATATTCTCACTCTCCTATTTTCCCATTATGTCTCGGAACTATGTAATTTAAACGAAAAAAGTATAAGAACCAGAGGAAATGGCTATTCGGATTTTCTAGAGGAAGTTTTTTCATGAAGTAGTTTTCGGTATTCTGCAGAATACTAAAAAGAAACTTCTCAGGAAGTAGAAGGGTCCATTTTATTAATGGAAGTATGAATAGACAGGAGGCGATTTCTATGGGTAAGGATAGACAGGAGAAAAAATTAAAAAAGAGTAAAAGAGTGGAGTCCGACCGTGATCAAGCTCTTCATTATAATGGGGCAACTCGATTACAGAGTCCTGAAGAGGGCAGATTATTAAATGATAATAAGTAAGCATACAAAAAGGGGGGGACCTAAAATAGCCACCCCTTGTATGGTTTCTTCTTTTGTATGAAACTAAGAAGTTAGTTTTTCAACTTTTTCAATTGTTCTCCAATCATATCACCTAATTGGAAACCTTTTGATTCTTCAGGAAGCTCATATACTTCTTCCTCATCCACTTCTTTCTCTGTTAGTTCTTTAATACTTAAAGAAAGTCGTTGTTCTTCTTCGTTGACATCTAAAACCTTCACTTGAACGTCTTGTCCTTCTTTTAACACTTCGTGTGGAGTTCCAATATGTTTATGGGCAATTTGTGAAATATGCACAAGCCCTTCTACACCTGGAAACACTTCTACAAACGCACCATATGAAACAATACGCTTAACAGTTCCGTCTAGTACACTACCTTTTTCAGCACGATCTGCAATATTAGTCCACGGTCCTGGCTGTGTTTCTTTAATAGATAAAGAGATACGGTCATTATTGCGATCTACACTAAGCACCTTCACATTTACTTCTTGTCCTTCTTGGACTACATCTGTAGGGCTAGAAATATGTTCATGTGACAATTGAGAAATATGAACTAATCCATCAATGCCTCCTAAATCAACAAATGCACCAAAATCAGTAATTCTTTGAACGGTACCAGCTAGTGTTTGACCAGCTTCAATTGAGTCAAGAAGATTTTGCTTTTGCTTATTTTTCTCTTCCTCCACTACTGCACGATGGGATAAAATAAGGCGACTTTTATCTTTTTCTAATTCAACAATTTTAAAAGAAATTGTCTTACCTTTGTAATCAGAAAAATCTTCTACATAATGAGCTTCAACTAAGGAGGCTGGTACAAAGCCTCTTACACCAAGATCAACAACAAGTCCACCTTTAACAACGTCTTTTACTTCTACTTCAAAAACTTCGCCAGATTTAAACTTCTCTTCAAGTTGATCCCATGCTTTTTCAGCATCGACTTTTCTTTTCGATAAAACAAGGGCATCCTCTTCCACTTTTATTACTTCTAATTCGAGCTTGTCTCCTTCTGAAACAACATCACTCGCTTTTTCAATATGCAAGCTAGATAATTCACTTATTGGAATAATTCCATCGAGTTTACTATCACTGATTGCAACAATTACCTGTTTTTCTTCCACTTTCGTAATCTGACCATTTACTACGTCTCCAACAGTATAATTATTTACGACTACATCATTTAATTCCTCAGACATATGTACTCCTCCTTCGACTCTATCCTGCCTAAACATTCTATTAAAATGATCATGCAGCTTTAATAAATTAATCATGCATACGAATTTTGAAAAATGCTTCTCTTTAAACTTCTTATAAACTTGTTTTTTTGTCAAGTAAGAAATACTAGAGTAGTTTGAAAGATTAAATGAATCTTTCATCTATTAGCGTTAATTGCTTATTTTTTCTCTTGTTAGTTCCATTATTTTATCAACTACACCGTTGATTGATAAAGAAGTTGTGTCGATTTCGATTGCATCATCCGCTTTCTTCAAAGGAGCAATTTCACGTTCTGAATCCAGTTTATCTCTAGCAGCAATTTCCTGTTTTAATTGTTCCAGGTCAGAATTATATCCTTTTTGTATGTTCTCTTTATGCCTTCTAATTGCTCTTTCATCTACAGAAGCTAAAAGAAATACCTTCACTTCGGCGGTAGGAATTACATGAGTACCGATATCTCTACCATCCATTACCACTCCACCATTTACTGCAAACATTTGCTGTCTTCTAACCATTTCTTCCCTAACAAGCTTATGCTTTGAAACAATGGAAACAGAGTTTGTTACTTCACTTGTACGAATTTCCTTTGTAACATCTTTGCTATCTAGGAAAATTAATTGTCCTTGTTCTCCTGGGAACAATTCAATTACTGTCTCGTTTAACATATTTATTAAATTTTCTTCATCTTCTAGATTTATTTTATGATTTATTGCTTTATAGGTTAATGCTCTATACATCGCACCTGTATCAATGTAAATATATCCTAATTGTTCCGCAACAATCTTTGCAACAGTACTTTTCCCTGCAGCTGCGGGACCATCAATTGCAATGCTAATTTTCTTTTCCATAAATCCTCCTGAACTACTGGCTCACATATACCAATTATCATATTATAAAATTTCTTAATCATTTACACTTCCTCCAAATTAGTCTATCGCTTGATTAGGCTAATACAAATTGGAAGCAACATCATCATTAAGAGAGCTAGCCTTTTCATGTGGCTTAACTATCTTTTATTTTAACATATTCTCTTG from Niallia sp. FSL W8-0635 carries:
- a CDS encoding YphA family membrane protein: MEGSLFLFCTWFLWIITTFFMSKDDKKRTKYSVYTLVAIILSPFRWEWNNGSVSVLLLVILIISFFYTGRLQWKSSIYIIVSSFFMMLAYTTYELMAIIDPVWVLLPDPWLKACILFVLVILIHRNILCQMLILLIGSINGEILLSGILSNYQRDYHIGSMPFFDFLMLGVLGFLSLFYIKEKLVKWEEHVFMLEKERQKNI
- the cmk gene encoding (d)CMP kinase; this encodes MEKKISIAIDGPAAAGKSTVAKIVAEQLGYIYIDTGAMYRALTYKAINHKINLEDEENLINMLNETVIELFPGEQGQLIFLDSKDVTKEIRTSEVTNSVSIVSKHKLVREEMVRRQQMFAVNGGVVMDGRDIGTHVIPTAEVKVFLLASVDERAIRRHKENIQKGYNSDLEQLKQEIAARDKLDSEREIAPLKKADDAIEIDTTSLSINGVVDKIMELTREKISN
- the rpsA gene encoding 30S ribosomal protein S1; this encodes MSEELNDVVVNNYTVGDVVNGQITKVEEKQVIVAISDSKLDGIIPISELSSLHIEKASDVVSEGDKLELEVIKVEEDALVLSKRKVDAEKAWDQLEEKFKSGEVFEVEVKDVVKGGLVVDLGVRGFVPASLVEAHYVEDFSDYKGKTISFKIVELEKDKSRLILSHRAVVEEEKNKQKQNLLDSIEAGQTLAGTVQRITDFGAFVDLGGIDGLVHISQLSHEHISSPTDVVQEGQEVNVKVLSVDRNNDRISLSIKETQPGPWTNIADRAEKGSVLDGTVKRIVSYGAFVEVFPGVEGLVHISQIAHKHIGTPHEVLKEGQDVQVKVLDVNEEEQRLSLSIKELTEKEVDEEEVYELPEESKGFQLGDMIGEQLKKLKN
- a CDS encoding YpzI family protein, with amino-acid sequence MGKDRQEKKLKKSKRVESDRDQALHYNGATRLQSPEEGRLLNDNK